The proteins below come from a single Triticum aestivum cultivar Chinese Spring chromosome 5D, IWGSC CS RefSeq v2.1, whole genome shotgun sequence genomic window:
- the LOC123125828 gene encoding cytochrome P450 72A11 — MATSVTGSPVPSPREVLYAVAAAAIAWCAVRALEWAWWRPRRLDRALRSQGLRGTAYRPVAGDVQLSQRLNKEARSRTMPQGCHDVVPRAMPLLHQAAKEHGKMSFTWLGPVPRVTITKPELVREVLSNKSGHSEKLNLGRLQRMLHNGVGGHEGEKWAKHRRIINPAFHLEKLKRMLPAFAACSTELVCRWEGLAAGDAPCEVDVWPEMQSLTGDVISRAAFGSSYLEGRRIFQLQREQIELAMFAMSKMHIPGYLFLPTKANRRMRQIAAEIGRILKGIIVKRENALRAGEATSDDLLGLLLESNMAHGRGDGITTDDVVGECKLFYFAGMETTAVLLTWTMVVLCMHPEWQDRAREEVTQVFSAGTTPDYDGLGRLKTVTMVLYEVLRLYTPLTALQRKTCKPMDLGGVRYPAGVVLMLPLLCVHHDKEVWGADADEFRPERFAEGISKASADAPAFFPFGWGPRTCVGQSFALLEAKMGLAMILRRFSLELSPSYAHAPFPVGMLQPEHGAQIRLKRLH, encoded by the exons ATGGCGACGAGCGTGACGGGATCGCCGGTTCCTTCTCCACGGGAGGTACTGTACGCGGTCGCGGCCGCGGCCATCGCGTGGTGCGCCGTGCGGGCGCTGGAGTGGGCGTGGTGGAGGCCCCGCCGCCTGGACCGGGCGCTGCGGTCGCAGGGCCTCCGCGGCACGGCGTACCGGCCGGTGGCCGGCGACGTGCAGCTGAGCCAGCGGCTCAACAAGGAGGCGAGGTCCCGGACCATGCCGCAGGGCTGCCACGACGTCGTGCCGCGGGCGATGCCGCTCCTCCACCAGGCCGCCAAGGAGCACG GTAAAATGTCCTTCACCTGGCTTGGACCGGTGCCTAGAGTGACCATCACCAAGCCTGAGCTGGTGCGCGAAGTTCTGTCCAACAAGTCCGGCCACTCAGAGAAGCTCAACCTCGGCCGACTCCAGAGGATGCTTCACAACGGCGTGGGTGGCCACGAGGGCGAGAAGTGGGCAAAGCACAGGAGGATCATCAACCCCGCCTTCCATCTGGAAAAGCTCAAG CGCATGCTGCCGGCTTTCGCCGCGTGTAGCACGGAGCTGGTATGCCGATGGGAAGGTTTAGCCGCAGGGGATGCCCCGTGCGAGGTGGATGTTTGGCCCGAGATGCAGAGCCTGACGGGAGACGTCATCTCCCGCGCCGCGTTCGGCAGCAGCTACCTCGAAGGAAGGAGGATCTTCCAGCTTCAGCGGGAGCAGATCGAGCTCGCCATGTTTGCCATGAGCAAGATGCACATTCCTGGTTACTT GTTCTTGCCTACCAAAGCCAACCGAAGGATGAGGCAGATCGCCGCGGAGATCGGGAGGATCCTGAAAGGCATCATCGTCAAGAGGGAGAACGCCCTGAGAGCCGGCGAAGCCACGAGCGACGACCTTCTCGGGCTGCTGCTGGAGTCGAACATGGCGCACGGCAGGGGAGATGGCATCACGACCGACGACGTGGTCGGGGAGTGCAAGCTGTTCTACTTTGCTGGCATGGAGACCACGGCGGTGCTGCTCACGTGGACGATGGTCGTGCTCTGCATGCACCCGGAGTGGCAGGACCGTGCTAGGGAGGAGGTCACGCAGGTCTTCTCCGCCGGCACTACTCCAGATTACGATGGCTTAGGGCGCCTGAAAACC GTGACCATGGTGCTTTACGAGGTGCTGCGGTTGTACACGCCGCTGACGGCGCTCCAGCGCAAGACGTGCAAGCCGATGGACCTCGGGGGCGTCAGGTACCCGGCGGGCGTGGTTCTCATGCTGCCGCTGCTGTGCGTCCACCACGACAAGGAGGTCTGGGGCGCGGATGCCGACGAGTTCAGGCCCGAGAGGTTCGCCGAGGGGATCTCCAAGGCGTCGGCGGATGCGCCGGCGTTCTTCCCGTTCGGGTGGGGCCCGCGGACTTGCGTCGGCCAGAGCTTCGCGCTGCTCGAGGCCAAGATGGGGCTCGCCATGATCCTGCGGCGCTTCTCCTTGGAGCTCTCGCCGTCCTACGCGCACGCGCCCTTCCccgtcggcatgctgcagccagagcacGGCGCGCAAATCAGGCTCAAGAGGCTCCACTGA
- the LOC123125830 gene encoding putative serpin-Z8 has protein sequence MKPRSKKSAALMDPATTMARPRQKSRQSGSGLARPRKKSRQSGSARVGQPKQRDALKEQMLPARGYELPVTKNPSVQFDVVGPTGHPGSSSLAALAVGLARRLADGSADDNLVFSPLSIYTALALLAAGARDATLDEILGVLGARSRSELENFVSHMAADALQDRSASGGPCIAFACGIWSDLTRRLKPAFREAVVGTYKAEASTVDFRGAPEAARKQINAWAAQVTRNLIDSVLPAGSISRATQVVLGNAMYFKGKWQDQPFDKRYTAHKPFHRLDHSQVDVPFMQSWKSQFVAVHDGFKVLMLQYKMAAPNYQEQAPSNSDRRGYTQFSMCIFLPDAHDGLLGLLDTIASRHGFLQDHLPRQRIALGEFRVPKFKLSFHSSVVAILKKLGLALPFCLEGDLSDMVEDDGSGLPIVVEDVIHKAVVEVNEEGTEAAAATMVRKGIGCAPRGRRPPPPEVDFIADHPFAYYMVEEATGAVVFAGHVLDPSKE, from the coding sequence ATGAAACCACGAAGCAAAAAAAGCGCGGCTTTGATGGATCCAGCGACGACGATGGCCCGGCCGCGCCAGAAGTCGCGGCAGTCCGGCTCTGGCCTGGCTCGTCCGCGCAAGAAGTCGCGGCAGTCCGGCTCTGCTCGTGTTGGGCAACCGAAACAGAGGGATGCACTCAAGGAGCAGATGTTACCTGCTAGAGGATATGAGTTGCCGGTGACCAAAAACCCGTCGGTGCAGTTCGATGTAGTAGGGCCGACGGGGCATCCTGGCTCCAGCAGCCTGGCAGCGCTCGCCGTCGGGCTCGCGAGGCGCCTTGCCGATGGGAGCGCGGACGACAACCTAGTCTTCTCGCCGCTGTCCATCTACACCGCTCTGGCGCTCCTGGCCGCGGGCGCCCGGGATGCCACACTGGACGAGATCCTCGGCGTGCTCGGCGCACGGTCGCGCAGCGAGCTCGAGAACTTCGTGTCACACATGGCGGCGGACGCACTCCAAGACAGGTCCGCCTCGGGCGGCCCCTGCATAGCATTCGCGTGTGGCATCTGGAGCGACCTGACGCGGCGTCTGAAGCCGGCCTTCCGTGAGGCCGTCGTGGGCACGTACAAGGCCGAGGCCAGCACCGTCGACTTCCGCGGCGCTCCGGAGGCGGCACGGAAGCAGATCAACGCGTGGGCGGCTCAGGTGACGAGGAACCTCATCGACTCGGTCCTCCCGGCGGGGTCGATAAGCCGGGCGACCCAGGTCGTGCTCGGCAACGCCATGTACTTCAAGGGCAAGTGGCAGGACCAGCCGTTCGACAAGAGGTACACCGCACACAAGCCCTTCCACCGGCTCGACCACAGCCAGGTCGACGTGCCCTTCATGCAGAGCTGGAAGTCACAGTTCGTCGCCGTGCACGACGGGTTCAAGGTACTCATGCTCCAGTACAAGATGGCGGCGCCAAATTACCAGGAACAGGCGCCCTCTAACTCTGATCGTCGCGGGTATACGCAGTTCTCGATGTGCATCTTCCTCCCGGACGCCCACGATGGCCTGCTGGGGCTTCTGGACACGATAGCGTCCCGGCATGGGTTCCTGCAGGACCACCTGCCGCGGCAGCGGATCGCCCTCGGCGAGTTTCGGGTGCCAAAGTTCAAGCTGTCCTTCCACAGCAGCGTCGTCGCCATCCTCAAGAAGCTGGGGCTCGCGCTGCCATTCTGCCTGGAAGGCGACCTATCTGACATGGTGGAGGACGACGGCTCTGGCTTGCCGATTGTAGTGGAGGATGTCATCCACAAGGCCGTCGTCGAGGTAAATGAGGAAGGTACTGAAGCCGCCGCCGCTACTATGGTCAGGAAGGGTATTGGATGCgcaccaagggggaggaggccgccgcctCCAGAAGTGGATTTCATTGCCGATCATCCGTTTGCTTACTACATGGTGGAGGAGGCGACCGGCGCAGTTGTCTTTGCGGGGCATGTCCTCGACCCCTCCAAGGAGTAA
- the LOC123125829 gene encoding putrescine hydroxycinnamoyltransferase 1-like has protein sequence MGAVLSKEKKRRSGAVVQEVKVVESCMVAPSEQTPRHGLWLSPLDLMLVNRGHTPTVYFYRSESGDFFDVARLKAAMAKALVAFYPLAGRLGVGSRDGRLVIDCAGQGVLFVVARSDLAVDDFSTFKPSPELRRLFVPRVDDYSPPVMCAVQVSFLKCGGVALGTALHHVAADAISAFHFFQTWSAFSRDDDAAVAALEPQFHDRTLLRARSPPFVHPDALTVFCPKLNLSTEPSAGPVVSEAFDISKDQVAALKSACISGDGGRVSTFCAVSAHVWRCVCVARRLPPEATTRLTFPASVRRSLRPPLPAGYFGNGIIWLGAAGQVRDVASSDGLASTASRIRGAVRRMDDELVRSAIDYFELTAEADSKPAPGRMAETELRVISWLGMPVYDADFGWGKPLAMLRAEAERAGFVYLMDGGQGAGSVHVVICTEAAILSDFQRLLYAKF, from the coding sequence ATGGGTGCGGTGCTatcaaaggaaaagaaaaggagaagtggTGCCGTGGTGCAGGAGGTGAAGGTGGTGGAGTCGTGCATGGTGGCACCCAGCGAGCAGACGCCTAGGCACGGCCTCTGGCTCTCCCCGCTCGACCTCATGCTCGTCAACAGAGGCCACACCCCCACCGTCTACTTCTACCGCTCCGAGTCCGGCGACTTCTTTGACGTGGCGAGGCTCAAGGCGGCGATGGCCAAGGCTCTGGTGGCCTTCTACCCCCTGGCCGGCCGTCTCGGCGTCGGCAGCCGTGACGGCAGGTTGGTCATAGACTGCGCCGGTCAGGGCGTGCTCTTTGTCGTCGCGCGCTCGGACCTCGCCGTCGACGACTTCAGCACCTTCAAGCCGTCGCCGGAGCTAAGGAGGCTCTTTGTTCCCCGCGTCGACGATTACTCGCCTCCCGTCATGTGCGCCGTCCAGGTCAGCTTCTTGAAGTGCGGCGGGGTGGCACTAGGGACCGCGCTGCACCacgtcgccgccgacgccatcaGCGCCTTCCACTTCTTCCAGACTTGGTCCGCCTTCTCCCGGGACGATGACGCGGCAGTGGCGGCGCTAGAGCCCCAGTTCCACGACCGCACCCTCCTCCGCGCGCGCTCCCCGCCCTTCGTCCACCCGGACGCGCTCACCGTCTTCTGCCCCAAGCTGAACCTCTCCACCGAGCCGTCGGCGGGGCCCGTCGTCAGCGAGGCTTTCGACATCTCCAAGGACCAGGTCGCCGCTCTCAAGAGTGCGTGCATCAGCGGCGACGGTGGGCGCGTCAGCACGTTCTGCGCCGTGAGCGCCCACGTGTGGCGGTGCGTGTGCGTCGCGCGCAGGCTGCCGCCGGAAGCCACGACCCGCCTCACCTTCCCGGCCAGCGTCCGGCGCAGCCTGAGGCCGCCGCTCCCTGCAGGCTACTTCGGCAACGGGATCATCTGGCTGGGCGCCGCGGGCCAGGTCCGGGACGTCGCCTCCTCGGATGGCCTCGCCTCCACGGCCAGCCGCATCAGGGGCGCCGTCCGCCGGATGGACGACGAGCTGGTGCGCTCGGCGATCGACTACTTCGAGCTGACCGCGGAGGCGGACAGCAAGCCAGCGCCGGGCCGCATGGCGGAGACGGAGCTGAGGGTAATCAGCTGGCTGGGCATGCCGGTGTACGACGCGGACTTCGGGTGGGGGAAGCCGCTGGCGATGCTGCGCGCCGAGGCAGAGCGCGCCGGGTTCGTCTACCTGATGGACGGCGGGCAGGGCGCCGGCAGCGTGCACGTCGTCATCTGTACGGAGGCCGCGATCCTCAGCGACTTCCAACGCCTGCTATATGCCAAGTTCTAG